The genomic DNA GGAGCAGGTCACGCCCGTGGCCGTCAAGGGGCCGTTCGGGAACGGCCAAACGGTCACTGTCCGCACGCCCATCTTCGGGCCCATTCAGAAGACCTGGACGGCCGAGCTGTACGACGTCGAACCGGGCCGCCGGTTCCGCGACCGCCAACTCCACGGCCCGTTCGCGGCCTGGAACCACACCCACGAGATGATCCCCGACGGGCCGGACCGATCGACCCTCGAAGACCACGTCGAATACCGCGTTCCCCTCGGACTACTCGGCCACGCACTCGGAGCCGGCGGGGTCCGCCATCGTCTGTCGGCTCTGTTCGCGTACCGGCACGCGCTGACAGAGAGCGACTTGCGCCGCCACGCTCAGTTCCACGACCGCCCGCGGCTCCGCGTCATGATTACGGGCGCGCGGGGGCTGATCGGCGCGGACCTGTCGCTGTTCCTGGCCGCCGGCGGCCACGAGGTCGTTCGGCTGACCCGCGGTGCTGTCGCCCCGTCCTCGTTCGACGACGGAACCACGACCGTGACCTGGAACCCGGACGCGCCCGACCCGGCCCTGTTCGAGGGGGTGGACGCGGTCGTCCACCTGGCCGGCGATAGCCTGGCGGCCGGCCGGTGGGACGATGCGAAGAAGGCCCGCATTCTGGAGAGCCGAACCGGCCCGACGCGGCGACTGGCGGAGGCAATTGCGAAGTCGGGCCGGCCGAAGGTGTTCGTGTGTGCGTCCGCGGTCGGCTTCTACGGGGACCGCGGGGACGAAGAACTCGACGAGTCGTCTCGCCGGGGAACCGGGTTTCTGGCGGACGTCTGCGAGGAGTGGGAGGCGGCCACCGAACCGGCGGGGCGGGCCGGGGCTCGTGTGGTCAACACCCGGTTCGGCGTCGTGTTGTCGCCGAAGAACGGCGCGCTGGCGAAGCAACTGCCGGCGTTTCGCGCGGGCGGCGGGGCCGTCCTCGGAGCCGGAACGCAGTGGCTGAGTTGGGTTTCGAT from Fimbriiglobus ruber includes the following:
- a CDS encoding TIGR01777 family oxidoreductase, yielding MSTDVFTLRTPVPVSADALFAWHARPAAFFRLVPPWEQVTPVAVKGPFGNGQTVTVRTPIFGPIQKTWTAELYDVEPGRRFRDRQLHGPFAAWNHTHEMIPDGPDRSTLEDHVEYRVPLGLLGHALGAGGVRHRLSALFAYRHALTESDLRRHAQFHDRPRLRVMITGARGLIGADLSLFLAAGGHEVVRLTRGAVAPSSFDDGTTTVTWNPDAPDPALFEGVDAVVHLAGDSLAAGRWDDAKKARILESRTGPTRRLAEAIAKSGRPKVFVCASAVGFYGDRGDEELDESSRRGTGFLADVCEEWEAATEPAGRAGARVVNTRFGVVLSPKNGALAKQLPAFRAGGGAVLGAGTQWLSWVSIGDVVGALHHALMTEALAGPVNVVTPFPVTNREFGRVLARVLSRPYLLTVPAPALRVLFGEMADSALLASTRVVPRRLAETGFQFDYPRLEDALRFVLGRLN